The proteins below come from a single Aegilops tauschii subsp. strangulata cultivar AL8/78 chromosome 6, Aet v6.0, whole genome shotgun sequence genomic window:
- the LOC109743467 gene encoding transcription factor ILR3, producing MMDGGGGVGDPVEEFLIGGAGDGGEDSLAAFCDGGLGIEDVSGGDSGLGHSNFGKRGRDEPSPSGPKSKACREKMRRDKLNDRFLELCSVMNSGKHTGVEECSASNPGKNAKLDKASILSDATRMLTQLRGETEKLKESNVNLRETIKDLKVEKNELRDEKLSLKAEKERLEQQLKAASAAPTGFAPHMPYPAAFHPAVFPPFAPPYQVPANKGAPVPAAFPGMAMWHWLPPTAMDTTQDPKLWPPNA from the exons ATgatggacggcggcggcggcgtcggagACCCGGTCGAGGAGTTCCTCATCGGGggcgccggcgacggcggggAGGACTCCCTCGCCGCCTTCTGCGACGGAGG ACTTGGGATTGAGGATGTGAGCGGAGGTGACTCTGGTCTCGGGCACTCTAATTTCGGGAAAAG GGGCAGAGATGAACCATCTCCATCTGGTCCAAAGTCAAAGGCTTGCCGCGAGAAAATGCGGAGGGATAAACTGAATGACAG GTTTCTTGAATTATGCTCGGTTATGAATTCTGGCAAGCACACTGGTGTTGAAGAATGTTCGGCTAGCAATCCTGGGAAGAATGCTAAGTTGGATAAAGCAAGTATCTTGAGCGATGCAACTCGTATGTTGACACAACTCAGAGGCGAGACCGAAAAGCTGAAGGAATCAAATGTGAATCTTCGAGAGACAATCAAGGACCTTAAG GTCGAGAAGAATGAGCTCCGAGATGAGAAGTTGAGCCTGAAGGCAGAAAAGGAAAGGCTGGAACAACAACTCAAAGCAGCAAGTGCTGCTCCTACAGGATTTGCTCCTCATATGCCTTATCCAGCTGCGTTCCACCCCGCAGTATTCCCTCCATTTGCACCACCTTATCAAGTCCCAGCCAACAAAGGCGCTCCGGTCCCCGCTGCATTCCCTGGAATGGCGATGTGGCACTGGTTGCCCCCAACCGCCATGGACACAACTCAAGACCCAAAGCTTTGGCCGCCGAATGCTTAG
- the LOC109743489 gene encoding cysteine-rich receptor-like protein kinase 10 produces MQQSSPLLLLPLLLAAAAPLLTAAETIYCFGGVHKTNSTYGANLRRLAAVLPAETASSQGLQASRAVGYWPNRVRASSRCEPPGVDSSSCAACLAGAFREAESACPYGRKVLVLAGNCTLRLGGNFSRSLGLGEGGFSGISSLEDGSTIYLYATGDNSWFRLLGPTTLIFQAIGFAWLFFMLLQEWRDKRRASMMQCSSLPSGDQ; encoded by the exons ATGCAGCAGTCCTCGCCCTTGCTCTTGCTccccctcctcctcgccgccgccgcgcctctccTCACCGCCGCAGAAACGATCTACTGCTTCGGTGGAGTACACAAGACCAACAGCACCTACGGGGCCAACCTCCGCCGCCTGGCCGCCGTCCTCCCGGCCGAGACCGCCTCCTCCCAGGGCCTCCAGGCGTCCCGTGCCGTGGGCTACTGGCCTAACCGGGTGCGAGCCTCCTCTCGCTGCGAGCCCCCTGGCGTCGACTCTTCGTCCTgtgccgcctgcctcgccggcgccTTCCGGGAGGCGGAGAGCGCGTGCCCGTACGGCAGGAAGGTGCTCGTCTTGGCCGGCAACTGCACTCTCCGACTCGGTGGCAATTTTTCTAGATCTCTCGGCTTGGGTGAGGGCGGGTTCTCTGGCATCTCTTCTCTAGAAG ATGGAAGCACTATCTATTTATATGCCACAGGCGACAACAGTTGGTTTCGCCTCTTGGGTCCGACGACACTGATATTTCAAGCAATTGGATTTGCATGGCTTTTCTTCATGCTTCTGCAAGAATGGCGTGATAAAAGAAGAGCCTCCATGAT GCAGTGTAGCTCTCTTCCATCTGGAGATCAGTAG